In the genome of Dyadobacter fermentans DSM 18053, the window ATTTCGACTCCCAGCTTGCCTTCAAGAATTTTAAACAATTCTAGTAGAGATAAACTGTTTTCCATTCCTCCACCAATATTAAATGCCTCTCCGACAGTTTGATCCGTGTTTGAAATGGCGGAAAAATAGCAGTTGATCAAGTCGTCGGCAAACAATAGATCGCGAACCTGTTTTCCGTTCCCGGAAATGGTAAATTTGTCCTTCAAGACACCGTTCTTGATATCGACAGCCTGCCGGACAAACCAGCCGACCCATCCCTGATCAAAGGTAGAAAATTGCCGACCTCCGAAAATAGACGAATGTCTGAAAACGATTGTTTTAAGACCAAACATTTTGGCGTAATCCAGCATGTATTGATCTGTGGCACCTTTCGAACAGCCGTAAGGTGACTGGAATTGGAGCGGAATATCTTCCTTAAAGCCGTTTTCAAAGTTCTGAGCTTCGAATCGGGTAGGGGTTTCCTGGAAATTTACCCAATCAAAATCCCCGTATACTTTATTGGTAGATGAGTAAGTTACGATGGCTTCCGGCGCATATTTACGGACCGATTCCAACAAATTGTTTCCGCCAAGGACATTGATTTCGAAATCCAGTCGCGGGTTTGCCAGAGAGGTCGTCATCGCCACCTGGCCGGCCAAATGGAACACGACATCAGGCTTGGCATCACGAATGGCAAACTCGACGTCGTTGTAAGACCGGATATCCGCATGGTAGAACTTGAAATCACCTTGTTGCCGTAGCCAGGCCAGGTTTTGCTCGGAGCCGTAGCGGAACAAGTTATCGAATACGAAAAGCTCGTCGCCTCTTTTGAGGACCTCTGCCCCAAGATTTGAACCCAAAAAGCCGCAGCCTCCGGTTATAAGATAGCGCATAGTTATAGTGTAGATATGTATTGACGGATCGTTTCTGCGATGTAGTCGTAGTGATTCTGGTTCAAACCCGGCCAAACGCCCAGCCAGAATGAATCGTTCATGACAATATCGGTATTAGTCAGGTCGCCTTCAATGCGGTGTACAATGCCCTTGTAGGCCGGCTGGCGGATAAGGTTACCTGCAAACAGCAAACGCGTTCCGATTTTTTGTTCTTCCAAATACTGCGTTAGGTCGCTTCTGTTGATTTTGCTGCCCGGCCGAATCGTGACCATAAAGCCAAACCAGCTTGGATTGCTGTGTGGCGTAGCTTCATGCAGAATGAAATGCTCTTCGAATGGCTTGAGAACGTTGTACAGAAGCTGGTGGTTAATTCTGCGCTTCTCAACAAATGCATCGGCCT includes:
- a CDS encoding GDP-mannose 4,6-dehydratase, with the translated sequence MRYLITGGCGFLGSNLGAEVLKRGDELFVFDNLFRYGSEQNLAWLRQQGDFKFYHADIRSYNDVEFAIRDAKPDVVFHLAGQVAMTTSLANPRLDFEINVLGGNNLLESVRKYAPEAIVTYSSTNKVYGDFDWVNFQETPTRFEAQNFENGFKEDIPLQFQSPYGCSKGATDQYMLDYAKMFGLKTIVFRHSSIFGGRQFSTFDQGWVGWFVRQAVDIKNGVLKDKFTISGNGKQVRDLLFADDLINCYFSAISNTDQTVGEAFNIGGGMENSLSLLELFKILEGKLGVEMSYEELPWRQSDQKVFVADTSKAYSRFGWAPLISKNEGIDKMIEWVSGN